One Nostoc sp. UHCC 0302 DNA window includes the following coding sequences:
- a CDS encoding beta-ketoacyl-ACP synthase III: MQNLGVAITGSGSAVPATSLENQRLTELVETSDEWIATRTGIRQRRLALPDESLSSLATAAAHQAIAAAGITAADLDLIVLATSTPDDLFGSACQVQAQLGATQAVAFDLTAACSGFVFGLVTAAQYIKTGVYQNVLLIGADILSRWVDWQDRRTCVLFGDGAGAVVLQAAVSDRLLGFALKSDGRQNHHLNLPYAGSSKELIPGIKVTKGSYQPIEMNGKEVYRFAVQRVPEIIDKALFAANLSVDEIDWLVLHQANQRIIDAVAQRLNIAEHKVISNLAQYGNTSAASIPLALDEAVRQGKIKPNDIIAASGFGAGLTWGAAIFQWGK; this comes from the coding sequence GTGCAAAACTTAGGTGTAGCAATTACTGGAAGTGGCTCAGCAGTACCAGCAACTTCCCTTGAGAACCAGAGGCTAACTGAACTTGTTGAAACCTCAGACGAGTGGATTGCCACAAGAACTGGAATTCGTCAACGGCGATTAGCGCTTCCAGACGAGTCATTGAGTTCATTAGCTACTGCGGCTGCCCATCAAGCGATCGCCGCCGCAGGAATTACAGCAGCTGACTTGGATTTAATTGTGCTAGCCACATCTACCCCTGACGATTTGTTTGGCAGTGCTTGCCAAGTACAAGCTCAATTGGGAGCTACCCAAGCAGTAGCCTTTGATTTGACAGCAGCCTGCTCTGGTTTCGTTTTTGGGCTAGTAACAGCTGCTCAATACATCAAAACAGGAGTATATCAAAATGTACTGTTGATAGGAGCGGATATCCTCTCTCGTTGGGTAGATTGGCAAGATAGGCGCACTTGTGTATTGTTCGGTGATGGTGCAGGGGCAGTAGTATTACAGGCTGCTGTGAGCGATCGCTTATTAGGATTTGCGCTCAAAAGTGACGGTAGGCAAAATCATCACCTCAATCTTCCCTATGCAGGTTCCTCCAAAGAATTGATACCAGGTATAAAAGTTACTAAAGGCAGTTACCAGCCGATTGAAATGAATGGCAAAGAAGTCTACCGCTTTGCTGTTCAACGAGTACCAGAAATTATCGACAAAGCCTTATTTGCAGCTAACCTCAGTGTTGACGAAATAGATTGGCTAGTATTACATCAAGCCAATCAACGAATTATCGATGCTGTTGCCCAACGCCTAAATATTGCAGAACATAAAGTTATAAGTAATCTTGCCCAGTATGGCAACACCTCTGCCGCTTCCATCCCCCTAGCTCTAGATGAAGCAGTGCGACAAGGAAAAATAAAACCCAATGACATCATTGCTGCATCCGGCTTTGGAGCCGGTCTTACCTGGGGTGCGGCAATTTTTCAATGGGGAAAATAG
- a CDS encoding AI-2E family transporter, translating into MSGFEAKNFWERLNNLALIRFLLLVASGWAIVQLLAYFEAVIVIFTFAAILAFLLSYPVKWLRYFLPHGIAVAVVFLFSIVIIGGLAITVGLTVLSQGQQLIDSITGFLNSLLPLLEKLESFLQSRNLRIDLSTIQEQLRNQAISSLVTSLAILQGFMTNFVTFILIAVVAFFMLLDGDKLWNFILKIVPEQRRYRFTKVIRRAFLGFFRGQLLLSLFLTTSTFLVFLVLKVPFALILSIIVGILDIIPGIGATLGVSTVTLVVLSQGVWLAFKVLIACIVLQQIQDNLIAPRIMQGALNLNPVVVFFALLVGARVAGLLGVFISIPIAGVIVSLFEIDEMKSEV; encoded by the coding sequence ATGAGCGGCTTTGAAGCCAAAAACTTTTGGGAACGATTGAATAATCTGGCGTTAATCCGTTTTTTGCTTTTAGTTGCTTCTGGTTGGGCAATCGTGCAACTTTTAGCTTACTTCGAAGCGGTTATTGTTATTTTTACATTTGCCGCAATTTTGGCTTTTTTACTTAGCTACCCTGTAAAATGGCTGCGCTACTTTTTGCCCCACGGTATAGCGGTTGCTGTGGTTTTTTTGTTTAGTATTGTGATTATTGGAGGTCTGGCAATTACTGTTGGCTTAACAGTTTTATCTCAAGGACAACAATTAATTGACAGTATAACTGGCTTTTTAAATTCTTTATTACCTCTATTAGAGAAACTAGAATCATTTTTACAAAGCCGTAACCTGCGGATAGATTTAAGTACAATCCAAGAACAGTTACGCAATCAAGCTATATCAAGCCTTGTGACTAGCTTGGCAATTTTACAAGGTTTTATGACCAACTTTGTAACTTTTATATTGATTGCAGTTGTAGCTTTTTTTATGTTGTTAGATGGAGACAAACTTTGGAATTTTATCTTAAAAATAGTTCCAGAGCAACGCCGCTATAGATTTACAAAAGTTATTAGACGAGCCTTTTTAGGTTTTTTTAGAGGACAATTATTATTAAGTCTATTTCTCACCACTTCAACATTCCTAGTTTTCTTAGTTTTAAAAGTACCTTTTGCTTTAATATTATCAATAATAGTTGGCATTCTTGATATCATTCCTGGAATAGGAGCAACATTAGGCGTAAGTACAGTTACTTTAGTTGTCTTATCTCAAGGTGTTTGGTTAGCTTTCAAAGTATTGATAGCTTGCATAGTCCTCCAACAGATACAAGACAACTTGATTGCACCGCGGATTATGCAAGGTGCGCTCAATCTGAATCCTGTAGTAGTATTTTTTGCTTTACTAGTAGGGGCTAGAGTAGCTGGATTACTAGGTGTTTTTATATCTATTCCAATTGCTGGAGTAATCGTATCTTTATTTGAAATTGATGAGATGAAATCGGAGGTCTAG
- a CDS encoding lysophospholipid acyltransferase family protein: protein MDRNREPFISLALYHAFKWSIVSPMLHAYFRGQIYGVENVPKSGPLVVISNHASYFDPPIVSNCVRRPVAYMAKEELFDIPILAQAIKLYGAYPVSRGSADRNAIRAALEYLNKGWAVGVFLQGTRTPDGRITDPKRGAVLLAAKGKAPILPVSVWGTEKILEKGSAIPRAVPITIRIGNLIDTPSSTNKEELEMLTQKCATVINEMHNLGR, encoded by the coding sequence GTGGATAGAAATCGCGAACCATTTATCAGTCTGGCACTTTACCACGCCTTTAAATGGTCAATTGTCAGTCCCATGCTTCATGCCTACTTTCGGGGACAGATTTATGGTGTGGAAAATGTTCCCAAATCGGGGCCACTAGTGGTAATTAGCAATCATGCTAGTTACTTTGATCCACCTATTGTCTCCAATTGTGTACGCCGTCCAGTAGCGTACATGGCTAAGGAAGAGTTATTTGATATCCCCATTTTGGCCCAGGCGATTAAATTATATGGTGCTTATCCAGTAAGTCGAGGAAGTGCTGATCGCAATGCCATCCGTGCTGCTCTAGAATATCTCAACAAAGGTTGGGCAGTTGGTGTATTTTTGCAAGGTACTCGCACTCCAGATGGTAGAATTACAGACCCCAAAAGAGGCGCAGTACTTCTGGCGGCGAAGGGAAAAGCACCAATATTGCCCGTGAGTGTCTGGGGTACAGAAAAGATTTTAGAAAAAGGTTCGGCAATACCTCGTGCAGTTCCCATAACTATCAGAATTGGCAACTTAATTGATACACCTAGTTCCACCAATAAAGAAGAATTGGAGATGCTAACACAAAAGTGCGCCACAGTGATCAATGAGATGCATAATTTAGGGCGATGA
- a CDS encoding transposase: MQWPRKAYWLYGVVEPISGWHFCQEYSHLNSENFQKFLDSLSLELGSDMALIQMDRASAHQALALTWPENIIPIFQPSHSPQLNPIERLWQFIKRQFKGENFSNLDQLRQRVQDELAQLSSELVSTLTSYDFILEALFHQSLFYAGS, translated from the coding sequence GTGCAGTGGCCAAGAAAAGCATATTGGCTTTATGGAGTAGTTGAACCCATATCAGGATGGCATTTTTGCCAAGAATATTCTCATTTAAACAGTGAAAATTTTCAGAAATTTCTTGATTCCCTTTCTCTTGAATTAGGCTCAGATATGGCCTTAATACAAATGGATAGAGCCTCAGCACATCAAGCCTTAGCACTCACTTGGCCTGAAAATATTATCCCAATTTTTCAACCATCTCATAGTCCTCAACTTAATCCTATAGAGAGATTATGGCAGTTTATTAAACGCCAGTTCAAAGGCGAGAACTTCTCAAATTTAGACCAGTTGCGTCAACGGGTTCAAGATGAATTAGCTCAATTATCTTCTGAGTTAGTATCAACTCTTACAAGTTATGATTTCATTCTTGAAGCTCTTTTTCATCAATCTCTATTTTATGCAGGCTCATAG
- a CDS encoding helix-turn-helix domain-containing protein, whose amino-acid sequence MARPFNLEVQESAEYLSKSLKNTRTAFEKERLQMLWWIKTEQVTQHQELSRRLGRDGSTVTRWLQRYRQGGLSKLLEVKTAPGATPVIQGEMLSELVSKLESLEGFSSYGQIVEWIEQKWNVQVKYKTVYSLVRYKLGAKLKVPRPISSSIDEQAISLFKKTFP is encoded by the coding sequence ATGGCACGCCCTTTCAATCTAGAAGTTCAAGAAAGTGCTGAGTATTTGTCAAAAAGCTTGAAAAATACGCGCACAGCATTTGAAAAAGAGCGTTTACAGATGCTGTGGTGGATAAAAACAGAACAAGTGACACAGCATCAAGAATTGAGCCGAAGATTGGGCAGAGATGGGTCAACAGTAACACGGTGGTTGCAAAGGTATCGGCAAGGGGGATTATCCAAGCTTCTAGAAGTAAAAACTGCACCAGGAGCAACTCCTGTAATTCAAGGAGAAATGCTTTCGGAGTTAGTGTCAAAGTTAGAATCCCTGGAGGGATTTAGTAGTTATGGGCAAATTGTCGAATGGATAGAGCAAAAATGGAATGTGCAAGTAAAGTACAAAACAGTTTATAGTTTAGTACGCTATAAACTAGGGGCAAAACTAAAAGTACCTCGACCCATAAGCTCGTCTATTGATGAGCAAGCTATAAGCCTTTTTAAAAAAACATTCCCTTAG
- a CDS encoding leucyl aminopeptidase, with translation MAIQPSDKPLLEWAGDSLAIGLFEDAVELTGELATLNEKLGGILKELIAEEEFTAKASSTIFTRLSAGSPVRKVIFVGLGKPEALKQDTLRRAAAAVAKVAKKQKSKTLGFSFPLWNNDPAATAQAIAEGTQLALYQDTRFKSEPEDKGPQIESIDLLGFSGQEEAINRANQIVSGVILARQLVAAPANAVTPITLADTAKAIANDHGLQVEILEREDCEKLGMGAFLGVAQASDLPPKFIHLIYKPEGTPKRKLAIIGKGLTFDSGGLNIKGAGSGIETMKIDMGGAAATLGAAKAIAQLKPEVEVHFISAATENMISGHAMHPGDVLIASNGKTIEVNNTDAEGRLTLADALVYADKLGVDAIVDLATLTGANVIALGDDIAGLFTPNDAVASELEKAAETSGEKIWRMPMEEKYFEGLKSGIADMKNTGPRPGGAITAALFLKQFVKDTAWAHLDIAGPVWADKENGYNGPGATGYGVRTLVNWVLGTGENN, from the coding sequence ATGGCAATTCAACCTAGTGATAAGCCTTTGCTAGAGTGGGCAGGCGACAGTTTGGCAATTGGATTATTTGAAGATGCAGTAGAACTGACTGGTGAACTGGCAACTTTAAATGAGAAACTTGGCGGAATTTTAAAAGAACTGATAGCCGAAGAGGAATTTACAGCGAAAGCCAGCAGCACTATCTTCACGCGTCTGAGTGCTGGCAGTCCAGTTCGTAAAGTGATTTTTGTAGGTTTGGGCAAACCTGAAGCGCTAAAACAAGATACCTTGCGACGTGCTGCTGCTGCTGTAGCCAAGGTAGCAAAAAAGCAAAAAAGCAAAACTTTAGGGTTTAGTTTTCCTTTGTGGAACAACGATCCAGCTGCAACTGCTCAAGCGATCGCAGAAGGTACACAACTAGCCCTTTACCAAGACACTCGCTTTAAGTCAGAACCAGAAGATAAAGGGCCACAAATCGAATCCATAGATTTACTGGGATTCAGTGGGCAAGAAGAAGCTATCAACCGTGCTAATCAAATTGTCTCAGGAGTAATTTTGGCACGGCAGTTGGTAGCAGCACCAGCAAATGCAGTCACCCCAATTACTTTGGCAGACACGGCAAAAGCGATCGCTAACGATCACGGTTTACAAGTAGAAATTCTGGAACGAGAAGACTGTGAAAAGTTAGGTATGGGTGCGTTTTTGGGAGTTGCCCAAGCTTCTGACTTGCCACCTAAATTTATCCACCTAATTTACAAACCAGAAGGTACACCCAAACGGAAACTAGCAATTATTGGTAAAGGATTAACCTTTGATTCTGGTGGACTCAACATTAAAGGTGCTGGTAGCGGCATCGAAACCATGAAAATTGATATGGGTGGTGCAGCTGCTACTTTAGGTGCAGCAAAAGCAATTGCTCAGTTAAAACCAGAAGTTGAAGTACACTTTATCTCAGCCGCAACTGAAAACATGATTAGCGGTCACGCTATGCACCCAGGAGATGTCCTGATAGCATCTAACGGTAAAACAATCGAAGTTAATAATACTGATGCTGAAGGACGTTTGACCCTTGCAGATGCTTTGGTGTATGCAGACAAATTGGGAGTGGATGCGATCGTTGATTTAGCCACCTTAACTGGTGCTAACGTCATAGCTTTAGGTGATGACATTGCTGGTTTATTTACCCCTAATGATGCTGTAGCCTCCGAACTGGAAAAAGCTGCGGAAACATCAGGAGAAAAGATTTGGCGAATGCCAATGGAAGAAAAATATTTTGAAGGGCTAAAATCTGGTATTGCCGACATGAAGAACACAGGGCCGCGTCCGGGTGGTGCTATTACCGCAGCCCTCTTCCTCAAGCAGTTCGTCAAAGATACTGCTTGGGCGCATCTAGACATTGCTGGCCCAGTGTGGGCAGATAAAGAAAATGGCTACAACGGCCCAGGCGCAACCGGCTACGGTGTTCGGACACTCGTGAACTGGGTACTGGGGACTGGGGAGAATAATTAA
- a CDS encoding DUF3038 domain-containing protein, translating into MLKVMHSAANSATPNSQWEDLIKLPAPNTVQWDNIKTQLDLVLLALETLTGIGSEAMLSAATNLNLESRVPDRVALWRLRQSNPLRKGQGGRKKLDVEEARSLVLITCYLAKQHQELIRRAVGLLEQTAENNREPHQAALLGDYIDAFCNTYQERMEEDEQISTDLLTKLALKLLVDLLFYSASGGHRRLWLALIDRSTKF; encoded by the coding sequence ATGCTAAAAGTTATGCACTCGGCCGCCAACTCAGCCACTCCTAATTCCCAATGGGAGGATTTAATCAAGCTTCCAGCCCCAAATACAGTCCAATGGGACAATATCAAAACCCAATTAGACTTGGTGCTGTTGGCGCTAGAAACTTTAACTGGCATTGGTTCTGAGGCAATGCTTTCGGCGGCAACTAATCTTAATTTAGAGTCAAGGGTTCCAGACCGTGTAGCCTTATGGCGGCTACGCCAGTCAAATCCTTTACGTAAAGGTCAAGGAGGGCGAAAAAAGCTAGATGTAGAAGAAGCGCGATCGCTGGTTCTGATCACTTGCTACCTCGCCAAACAGCACCAAGAACTGATTCGCCGTGCTGTTGGTCTATTAGAACAAACGGCGGAAAATAACCGGGAACCTCATCAGGCTGCTTTACTTGGAGATTACATCGATGCTTTCTGCAACACCTACCAAGAGCGAATGGAAGAGGATGAGCAAATCTCAACGGATTTACTTACCAAATTGGCACTGAAACTGCTTGTAGATTTACTTTTTTACAGTGCCTCTGGTGGACATCGCCGTCTCTGGCTAGCACTTATAGACCGTTCTACAAAATTTTAG
- a CDS encoding ATP-binding protein → MAIARQIVEETHSGKLSFNSVLGQGTEFLIEMRT, encoded by the coding sequence CTGGCGATCGCTCGTCAAATCGTTGAAGAAACCCACAGCGGCAAATTGAGTTTTAACTCTGTTCTTGGCCAAGGTACAGAATTTCTCATTGAAATGAGAACTTAG
- the plsX gene encoding phosphate acyltransferase PlsX: MGSTRVRIAIDAMGGDHAPGEIVAGAMRAREELGVDILLVGDPHKIEAALPPKTNMAQVEIVPAEDAIAMDEEPLNAIRRKPKASINVAMDLVKQQRADAVFSAGHSGAAMAAALLRLGRLPGIDRPAIGAVFPTIIAGKPVLILDVGANVDCRPKFLDQFAVLGSAYSQYVLGTAEPKVGLLNIGEEDSKGNDAAVRAHQMLRENSQINFIGNAEGRDVLSGRFDVIVCDGFVGNVLLKFAEAVGEVILQILREELPQGLHGQIGTALLKPNLKRIKQRMDHAEHGGALLLGVAGVCLIGHGSSQAPSIFNAIRIAKEAVDNQVLQRIQSQYILQRESG; encoded by the coding sequence ATGGGATCGACTCGTGTACGGATCGCAATTGACGCAATGGGAGGGGATCACGCACCCGGTGAAATCGTTGCTGGCGCAATGCGAGCAAGGGAAGAACTGGGTGTAGATATACTTTTGGTGGGTGATCCTCACAAAATTGAAGCTGCTTTGCCGCCAAAAACAAATATGGCGCAGGTGGAGATCGTTCCTGCTGAGGATGCGATCGCGATGGACGAGGAGCCTTTAAACGCCATTAGACGCAAACCCAAGGCTTCTATTAACGTGGCGATGGATTTGGTCAAGCAACAGCGAGCAGATGCTGTCTTCTCTGCCGGACACTCTGGAGCAGCAATGGCAGCAGCTTTGCTCCGCTTAGGACGATTGCCAGGAATTGACCGTCCAGCAATTGGAGCAGTTTTTCCCACAATCATAGCGGGTAAGCCAGTGCTGATACTTGATGTCGGTGCTAATGTAGACTGTCGTCCGAAATTTTTAGATCAGTTTGCTGTATTAGGGTCAGCTTATAGCCAGTATGTTTTAGGTACAGCTGAACCCAAGGTGGGTTTGTTGAATATCGGAGAAGAAGACTCAAAGGGCAATGACGCAGCCGTCCGCGCTCACCAAATGCTCCGAGAAAATTCCCAAATTAATTTTATTGGTAATGCCGAAGGGCGGGATGTGCTTTCCGGTCGCTTTGATGTAATTGTTTGTGATGGTTTTGTGGGAAATGTATTGTTAAAGTTTGCCGAAGCGGTTGGAGAAGTAATTCTGCAAATTTTGCGGGAAGAACTACCTCAAGGATTGCACGGTCAAATTGGCACAGCACTCCTCAAACCAAACCTGAAGCGCATTAAGCAGCGAATGGATCACGCAGAACACGGTGGTGCGCTGTTGTTAGGCGTCGCCGGAGTCTGTTTGATCGGTCATGGTAGCTCGCAAGCACCTTCGATTTTTAATGCAATTCGTATAGCAAAAGAAGCTGTAGACAACCAGGTGCTGCAACGAATTCAGTCCCAATATATCTTACAGCGCGAAAGCGGTTAG
- a CDS encoding endonuclease MutS2: protein MIQSETLDLLEWQRLCQHLSTFAATKLGATAARYLKIPESQPESQQLLEQTKEVYQLESRLASGLSFEGIQDIGDSIERAELSGILAGDELLAIATTLAGARNLRRVIDNQEDVPLLTELVADLRTYPELEQEIHRCIDERAQVTDRASQKLGEIRTDLRRLRSQITQKLQNILQAKSGAVQEQLITQRGDRFVIPVKAPQKDAIPGIVHDTSTSGATLYVEPNAIVPMGNQLRQALRREQVEEEAIRRILTEQVAAVKPDLERLLAIATTLDLATARARYSLWLKANPPRFIERQEKEIITLRQLRHPLLVWQQQHEQGQAVIPVDLLISPHIRVVTITGPNTGGKTVTLKTLGLAALMAKVGLFIPAREPVEIPWFDKVLADIGDEQSLQQSLSTFSGHIRRISRILNALGTGDWGLGTGEKEIPNTQSPIPNPQSLVLLDEVGAGTDPVEGSALAIALLQYLATHAQLTIATTHFGELKALKYEDERFENASVEFDESTLSPTYRLLWGIPGRSNALTIALRLGLKPEVVEQAKSQVGEATDEVNQVIAGLEAQRRRQETKAAEAQNLLQQAERLYKEVSAKAAALEEREKDLRASQEVAVQQAIAQAKGEIAQVIRRLQKGTPTAQDAQQATNTLNKIAGQYQPAAPAKPKVGFMPKVGDRVRIPKLGQTADVLTAPDDDGELSVRFGIMKMTVKLEDVESLDGQKPEPIVKAKPTPTPAAVTPPPPSAPVIRTSKNTIDLRGKRVADAEYILDKGISEATGPVWIIHGYGTGKLRQGVHAFLQQHSRVSHYEAAEQADGGNGVTIAHIQ, encoded by the coding sequence TTGATCCAATCTGAAACCTTAGACTTACTAGAATGGCAGCGCCTCTGCCAGCATCTTTCCACATTTGCGGCAACTAAGTTAGGGGCGACAGCCGCGCGTTATCTGAAAATACCTGAGTCTCAACCAGAAAGCCAACAGTTGTTAGAGCAAACCAAAGAAGTCTATCAACTGGAAAGTCGTCTTGCTAGTGGATTATCTTTTGAAGGAATTCAAGATATTGGCGATTCCATAGAACGGGCAGAACTTAGCGGAATTTTAGCAGGGGATGAACTGTTAGCGATCGCCACTACCCTAGCTGGGGCGAGAAATTTACGGCGTGTAATTGATAACCAAGAAGATGTGCCGTTATTAACAGAGTTAGTCGCAGATTTGCGGACTTATCCAGAACTAGAACAGGAAATTCACCGTTGTATAGATGAACGCGCCCAAGTAACTGACCGCGCCAGCCAAAAACTGGGCGAAATCCGCACAGATTTGCGGCGATTACGTTCGCAAATTACTCAAAAGCTCCAAAATATTTTACAAGCAAAATCTGGGGCAGTTCAAGAACAATTGATTACACAACGAGGTGATCGCTTTGTCATACCCGTGAAAGCGCCCCAGAAAGACGCGATTCCCGGTATTGTGCATGATACCTCCACCAGCGGAGCCACCTTGTATGTGGAACCGAATGCGATCGTTCCAATGGGCAATCAACTGCGGCAAGCTTTGAGAAGAGAGCAAGTAGAAGAAGAAGCGATTCGCCGCATCTTAACCGAGCAAGTAGCCGCAGTCAAACCCGATTTGGAAAGATTATTAGCAATTGCTACCACTTTAGATTTAGCAACCGCCAGAGCCAGATATAGTCTTTGGCTAAAAGCTAATCCTCCACGGTTTATTGAGCGACAAGAAAAGGAAATTATTACCTTACGGCAGTTACGTCATCCCCTTTTAGTCTGGCAACAACAGCACGAACAAGGTCAAGCAGTAATTCCAGTAGATTTATTAATTAGTCCACACATTCGAGTAGTAACAATTACTGGGCCTAATACTGGGGGTAAAACTGTCACCTTAAAAACTCTGGGATTGGCAGCATTGATGGCCAAAGTAGGTTTATTTATTCCCGCCCGCGAACCAGTAGAAATACCTTGGTTTGACAAAGTGCTGGCAGATATTGGTGACGAACAATCCCTACAGCAAAGTTTATCCACATTCTCTGGTCATATCCGCCGCATCAGTCGGATTTTAAATGCCTTGGGGACTGGTGACTGGGGGCTGGGGACTGGGGAAAAGGAAATACCCAATACCCAATCCCCAATACCTAATCCCCAATCCCTAGTCTTACTCGATGAAGTCGGTGCAGGAACTGATCCAGTTGAAGGTAGTGCCTTAGCGATCGCTTTACTACAATATTTAGCCACTCATGCCCAGCTAACTATCGCCACCACTCACTTTGGTGAACTAAAAGCACTCAAGTATGAAGATGAGCGCTTTGAAAATGCCTCTGTAGAATTTGATGAAAGTACTCTTTCACCAACTTATCGTCTGCTGTGGGGAATACCCGGACGTTCCAACGCCTTGACAATTGCCCTCCGCTTGGGATTGAAACCAGAAGTAGTGGAACAGGCAAAAAGCCAGGTAGGAGAAGCAACAGATGAAGTCAACCAGGTAATTGCTGGGTTAGAAGCACAACGTCGCCGTCAAGAAACCAAAGCCGCTGAAGCCCAAAATTTGTTGCAGCAAGCTGAGCGTTTATACAAAGAAGTTTCCGCAAAAGCCGCAGCTTTAGAGGAAAGAGAAAAAGATTTACGGGCTTCACAAGAAGTCGCAGTACAGCAAGCGATCGCCCAAGCCAAAGGTGAAATCGCCCAAGTGATTCGCCGCTTGCAGAAAGGTACGCCCACAGCTCAAGATGCCCAACAAGCAACCAATACTTTAAATAAAATTGCTGGGCAATATCAGCCAGCAGCACCAGCAAAACCAAAAGTTGGGTTTATGCCCAAAGTAGGCGATCGCGTCCGCATTCCCAAGCTGGGGCAAACAGCAGATGTATTAACTGCCCCCGATGATGATGGGGAATTAAGCGTCCGCTTTGGGATTATGAAAATGACGGTGAAGTTGGAAGACGTAGAATCTCTAGATGGACAAAAACCAGAACCAATTGTCAAAGCCAAACCAACCCCCACCCCAGCCGCAGTTACTCCACCACCGCCAAGCGCCCCAGTAATTCGTACATCTAAAAACACCATCGATTTACGTGGTAAGCGGGTAGCTGATGCCGAATATATTCTTGATAAAGGCATCTCAGAAGCTACAGGCCCAGTCTGGATTATTCATGGATACGGCACTGGTAAGCTGCGGCAAGGTGTTCACGCCTTTTTGCAACAGCATTCTCGTGTTAGCCACTATGAAGCAGCAGAACAAGCAGACGGTGGTAATGGTGTCACAATCGCTCATATTCAATAA
- a CDS encoding DUF2288 domain-containing protein produces MSDLRAELTQILDQAEWEWLIPHVQRDAVILVADNLDLLDVGVAIASDNIPSVQVWIDEQLITKPTPVQLGEWNSDRTKRFNTLIVQPYVLVQEIAAASS; encoded by the coding sequence ATGTCGGATTTAAGAGCAGAATTAACACAAATCCTAGACCAGGCAGAGTGGGAGTGGCTAATTCCTCACGTGCAGCGAGATGCAGTAATCTTAGTAGCAGATAATCTAGACTTGCTGGATGTTGGGGTGGCGATCGCTAGTGATAACATTCCTTCAGTACAAGTGTGGATTGATGAGCAATTGATTACCAAGCCGACACCAGTACAATTGGGCGAGTGGAATAGCGATCGCACTAAGCGATTTAATACCCTCATCGTCCAACCTTACGTTTTAGTCCAAGAAATAGCCGCTGCAAGTTCCTAA
- the fabD gene encoding ACP S-malonyltransferase: MTKTAWVFPGQGSQDLGMGMDLLDIPSAKEKFDQAEAILGWSVIEICQKDEKKLSQTVYTQPSLYVVESIFADLMRERGHKPDLVAGHSLGEYVALYVAGVFEWAIGLHLVKRRAELMESAAGGMMAALINFDRDQLEKVIAQTPNVVLANDNSPAQVVISGSPESVRAVMSEVKAKRAIPLRTSGAFHSPLMAPAAAEFQDILEFVEFQPAIIPVLSNVEPFPSIDGEILKQRLNKQMTGSVRWREISLQLPANDIEQVVEIGPGNVLTGLIKRTSPDLILKNVRRAAELPI, encoded by the coding sequence ATGACTAAAACTGCATGGGTGTTTCCCGGACAAGGTTCCCAAGATTTGGGAATGGGAATGGATTTATTAGATATACCCTCCGCTAAGGAGAAATTTGACCAAGCCGAGGCAATTTTAGGCTGGTCTGTAATAGAAATCTGTCAGAAGGACGAAAAAAAGCTATCACAAACTGTCTACACTCAGCCAAGTCTCTATGTGGTAGAAAGTATTTTCGCCGATCTCATGCGCGAACGGGGACATAAACCGGATTTAGTTGCTGGTCACAGTTTGGGAGAATATGTAGCCCTGTACGTGGCTGGCGTCTTTGAATGGGCCATTGGGTTACATCTAGTAAAGCGTCGTGCTGAACTTATGGAAAGCGCCGCAGGTGGAATGATGGCGGCTTTGATCAACTTTGACCGCGACCAGTTAGAAAAAGTAATTGCTCAAACTCCTAACGTAGTGTTGGCAAATGATAACAGTCCGGCTCAGGTTGTCATTTCTGGATCTCCTGAATCTGTAAGAGCAGTGATGTCTGAAGTTAAGGCCAAGCGTGCTATCCCTTTAAGAACGTCTGGAGCATTTCACTCTCCCTTAATGGCTCCTGCGGCTGCGGAGTTTCAAGATATTCTCGAATTTGTAGAATTTCAGCCAGCTATTATACCAGTATTGTCTAACGTAGAACCATTTCCCTCTATTGATGGTGAAATTTTAAAGCAGCGTCTAAACAAACAAATGACTGGTTCGGTACGGTGGCGAGAAATTTCTTTGCAATTACCAGCTAATGACATTGAGCAAGTAGTAGAAATTGGCCCCGGTAATGTCCTAACTGGTTTAATTAAACGTACTAGCCCTGATTTGATTTTAAAAAATGTCCGTAGGGCTGCTGAATTGCCTATTTGA